The Arachis hypogaea cultivar Tifrunner chromosome 19, arahy.Tifrunner.gnm2.J5K5, whole genome shotgun sequence genome has a window encoding:
- the LOC112777387 gene encoding NAD-dependent malic enzyme 1, mitochondrial-like isoform X1, producing the protein MARMLGNNEIAYECAKSQFWVVEAKGLITEGWENIDPDALPFARNLKEMDRQGLRKGASLVEVVKQVNPDVLLGLSAVGGLFSKYILYLDIRGPQGFNIEQDQLYLPCQIQQRMLNAPSK; encoded by the exons ATGGCAAGGATGTTGGGGAATAATGAGATTGCTTATGAGTGTGCAAAAAGTCAATTTTGGGTCGTTGAGGCAAAG GGGTTAATCACTGAAGGATGGGAAAATATTGATCCAGATGCCCTACCTTTTGCAAGAAATTTGAAAGAAATGGATCGTCAAGGACTCAGGAAAGGAGCAAGCCTTGTGGAAGTG GTCAAGCAAGTGAATCCTGATGTCCTTCTGGGATTATCTGCTGTTGGAGGGTTATTCTCAAAATATATCTTGTACTTAGATATTAGAGGCCCTCAAGGATTCAACATAGAACAAGACCAGCTATATTTGCCATGTCAAATCCAACAAAGAATG CTGAATGCACCCTCGAAGTAG